TTCTGGCGTCTGGAGAACGAGGTCGTCGCGATCTTTGATGATGTGGCCGATATGGTAGGGCAGTCCGCAGTTGGCGAAACTGACGTACGGACCGCGTTCGAGAACGATGATCTCTGCATGCTCGTCGAGGCGGCGGGCCCGGGCGGCAGCCGATGCTCCTCCGGCAACCCCGCCGATGATCACAAGCCGTCTGTTCATTGTTCATTCCTCCTCAGATGAGTTTCGTGGCGGCGGTTGTCCGCCCCGTCGGAGCGGCCAGCCGGAACGCAGTGGGACTGGCATTTCGAAAGGCAGTTCAGAAGCTGCAGCAGCCCTTCATGGGCAAGCGAATACAGGGAATTCGTGTGGTGACGCCTCTGTTTCACCACGCCGCTGGTTTTCATGATTCGCAACTGCTGGGACACGATCGCCTGGGGCAGATCGAGCAGTTCAGCCAGCCTGCCGACCGGCTTTTCCCCGTCGGCGAGAGCCTCGAACAGGCGCAATCGCAACGGATGGCCGAGCGCTTTGAGGCTTTCGGCGATCAGAGGCAACGCCTCGGCGGTGATCGTAAAAATCGAATTATTCATATATAGCAATAATACTATGTGTTGTTCGGCATGTCAAATTCTTTTTCTGCGTGGCGAGCAGCACGGAAATCACCGAAAACCATGCCGGTTTTTATGAGTATAATTGAAAGGAACACTCTCCTGAGGGAGGAATCTACCTGTTATGAAGCGGTTGCTGGTGCTGGCGGCGCTCGTGGTCTGCGGCGACTTTGTCTTTGCAGATGCGGTGTCGGCCTCGATCACGCATTATACCTTTCCCGTGAATGTCTCGCTGGAACTCAAGCGCGTCGATGCAAACCAGGTCGATGCCTTCGTGAACTCGCGAATCGGCGTTCTTTCCCAGGTGAAACTGTTTTTCGAAAGCTCCGACGACGTGCGCGTCGAGCCTGCTTCCGCCACGATCGACCGGTTGCCCGTCGCTCGCCCCGCAACATTCAGACTGGCCGTCACCAAAACGGGGCGTCCGACCGACGCAAGCGGCTCCTGGATCCGCCTTCGGGCGGTCTATCTTCCTGATTACGAGGCCCTGATCGAATCGGTCTCCGACCCGGAAACCTATCCCGACGACGGCGAGCGGCAGCGGTTGATCGACATCGCAGCCCGAAATCAGGCTTCCCATGCCCTGTATACCGATGCAACGCGCCTCGCCATCGAAACGGCCGACGCCCTAAGGAGGACGCCATGACCACACGACGCTCATTCTTGCTGATCCGTCTTCTTCCCGTTCTTTTCCTGTTGGCCGTCTGCAATCGGGCGGCCGCGATCGAGACGCAGTTCGAGTTCGTCTACCAGAAGGTGACGGCGATCGAGTACAAGGAAGAAAAACAAGACCGGAAGTGGTGGGAAAAAGCCATCGACTTCGGGAAAACCGTGCTCGACAAGGGCAAAATGGTCGTCGATCAGGCCAGGATGCGCTTCTTCCCGGACGATTATTCCGGCCCGGTTCGTTCCTGCAAGGATGGAAAAGTCTCGTACAAGGTCGAGCGCGTTACAGTCCGTGATGAAGCCCATCTGCTCCAGCTCATGGGAGTGAAGAACGGCGATCTTTCGACGCTGACGAACGGCCAGCTCGGACTTCTCGAGTCGTATCGGTATTCGAAGTCCCAGGCCGTGAAGGAGCGGGCTGCTTACGGCTACAAAAAGGATGTGAAGGTTCTTCTCACCGACTTGACGGAGGGCGAAAAACTCATCGCCGCGATGAATGGACAGAAGAAGGCCGATGTGGCGTCCGCCATGCGGAAAGACTTCTGGCCGATGTCGCTCGGATCGATCCAGCTCAACTCCCAGTGCTACGCCGGAAGCAACTGGAAGACGGAGGCGCAGGGCCTGTTCATGCACGAGTTCTGCCACACGCTCGACCGCGCGATTCCCGCCGGCCTGCTCGACGAGGGCGTGAAGACCTTTGTGAAGCAGGGCGGATTTTTGTACGGGTCTGACGGCACCCACTACCTGGACGAGCGGACGAGCGCCCGCGTCGCCTTCATGGAAGGCTGGGCGATGTTCAACGAGATTTCCGTCACGGGTGAGGCGGACTATTACCGCAGGAGCCTGAAAACGATCCGGATCGAGGATCGCAGTGGAAATTACAAGGAATACCCGGCTGCTTCGCTCACCGGCAAAGACCTTCTGGCCGTCGAGGGCGTCAACGCCCTCATTCTCAACGACATCGTCGCGGCCGTGCCCGGCGGGAAGGAAAAGATGTTCAAGGCGTTCGCCGCTTCGAACCAGCCGTTCCATTCGCTCAAGCACCTGGCGAGCGAGTTCGTGAAACAGAATCCCGACCAGGCGGGGGCGGTGCTTGCGGCGATCGATGCGAACACCCTCGGAAAGCTCAGTAACGCCGAACTGAAGGCGCTGGTCGGCGAGGGTGCCGCCGTCGACGCCTGGCTGGCCGCGCGGAAAACCGCCTCGACGCCGGTCGCAACGTCGACCGCCGACGTCTCCACCGAGAATGATTCCGGCGTGAAGGTCATCAGGCGCGGGTCGAACCCCTTCGGGGTCGGGCAGTGAGCTCCGGGAATCGCGTGTGAGAAGCTGAAAACGGGAGAATCGACATGTCTGTCGCCGGAAAAAGGATACCTATAGCTATAATAGTGGTTGTTATTCTCATTGGTCTGCTGACGCCGAAGACGGCGATGGCCACCGAGAGCGAGTTCGAGTTCTACTACCAGCGGATCGAGGCCGTCGAGCAGATCAATACTCCCAAGCCCGAAGGCTGGTGGGAGAAGACGAAGGCGTTCGTGAAGGGCGTGGGAAATGCCATCGCCGGAACGTTCGAAAAGGTGACGAGGAGCTATTTCCCCGGCGAAGGCGAAAAACGCTGGTATTCCGAGAAAGACAAGAACATCGCCTACAAACTCGAACGCACGAAGGTGAAGAGCGAGGCGCACCTGCTCGAGTTGATGGGCGCGAAGAACGGCGACGTTTCGAAGTTGACGGACGGACAGAGAGCGCTTCTGGCCGGTTACCGCCATTCCCAATCTCAGTCCGTCAAGGATCGCATGTCGGTATCGTACCGGTCGAAGATCGCCGTCATGCTGTCCGACACGACGGGGTTCGATGATTCCAAGAAGTTTCCTCAGGTCGAGAACGACTTCTGGCCGAACTCGACGGGTCGCATGATCCAGATGAGTTCGAACTTCTTCAACTACTGGGGCAGCGATGACGACGCGAAAGCGACGTTCGTTCACGAGTTTTCGCACTCGTGCGACCGCACCGTGAAAGAGTTCATCAAGCCCTACGGCAAGGACGGCCGCCATATGTGCAGCGAACTGACGCATTCGCGCACGGCGTTCGTCGAGGGATGGGCCGAGTTCAACGAGATGCTCGACTTTTCTTTCGAGCGGGAACGCATCCAGAGATCCATCGGGACGATCAAGATCGAGCAGGGCAACGGCGAATACAAAAACGTGCCGGCGACCGATGCCTCGATCTCCGGGAAGGATCTGATGAACGTCGAAGGCGTCGTGGCCAACCTGTTCTACCGCATGGCGACCGAGCTTCCCGATGGGCGGGCCAAGGTGTTCGCCTCGTTCAGGAACACGAACGTCTACTGGCGGACGACGCAGAAGCTGCTCAGGGATTACGTGCAAAAGAACCCGGCGGATGCGAAGGCGCTTGCGGAAATTCTGAATGGGGAAACGCACGGCAAGCTCAGCGACGCCGAAATGCTCCTCTACCTAGGCAACAATGCCGATGTCCAGAAGTTTCTGAAAACCCGGAACACGGCATCGACGGTTGCCGTTTCCCCGGCGGGAACCTCTTCCGATTCTTCCGCCGCCGATGCGGGTGTGATCGTCAACCCATCGACGACCGGTTCGAAGAACCCGTTCACGGGCAAAGTCAAATGATTCCGCCCTGATCTCTCGAGACGGCGAAAAACCGCCCCGGCTTCGAGCCGAGAGGCGGTTTTTCGTTTTCGGTGCGGGCCGGGCTCAGCTGAACTCTTTGAGCAGTTCCTCGAGCTCGGGATCGTTGAACTCTTCGTCGGCGCTGTTTTTCACCATGAAGATGAGTTTCTTCATGTCCAGTTCGGAAAGGGGTTTGCCCTTGGAACGGGCCAATTCTGCCTCGTC
This region of Candidatus Ozemobacteraceae bacterium genomic DNA includes:
- a CDS encoding FAD-dependent oxidoreductase, whose translation is MNRRLVIIGGVAGGASAAARARRLDEHAEIIVLERGPYVSFANCGLPYHIGHIIKDRDDLVLQTPESLKQRLALDVRTLHEAVRIDPKKKEVTVRDLQAKREYTLPYDKLILAPGAEAFKPPIPGID
- a CDS encoding metalloregulator ArsR/SmtB family transcription factor gives rise to the protein MNNSIFTITAEALPLIAESLKALGHPLRLRLFEALADGEKPVGRLAELLDLPQAIVSQQLRIMKTSGVVKQRRHHTNSLYSLAHEGLLQLLNCLSKCQSHCVPAGRSDGADNRRHETHLRRNEQ